A single region of the Poecile atricapillus isolate bPoeAtr1 chromosome 25, bPoeAtr1.hap1, whole genome shotgun sequence genome encodes:
- the BSX gene encoding brain-specific homeobox protein homolog, whose protein sequence is MNLNFTAPVHPVPTGRPTSFFIEDILLHKPKPLREVPPEHFPGSLASRVPLLDYGYPLMPTPTLLAPHPHPALHKPEHHHHQPYFLTTSGMPVPALFQHHAHAELPGKHCRRRKARTVFSDSQLSGLEKRFEIQRYLSTPERVELATALSLSETQVKTWFQNRRMKHKKQLRKTQDDPKQAGGEESREQSSPEPELPEPAGAEPRKAPPAPFLLQDPEDEVDILEEGDICPHRL, encoded by the exons ATGAACCTCAACTTCACGGCTCCCGTGCACCCGGTGCCCACGGGCAGGCCCACCTCCTTCTTCATCGAGGACATCCTGCTGCACAAGCCCAAACCCCTGCGGGAGGTGCCCCCCGAGCACTTTCCGGGCTCCTTGGCCTCCCGAGTGCCCCTCTTGGACTATGGGTACCCCCTGATGCCCACCCCGACCCTGCTGGCGCCTCACCCGCACCCCGCCCTGCACAAGCCGGAGCATCACCACCACCAGCCCTATTTCCTCACCACCTCGG GAATGCCGGTGCCGGCGCTTTTCCAGCACCACGCTCACGCCGAGCTGCCCGGGAAGCACTGCCGCCGCCGCAAGGCCCGCACCGTGTTCTCCGACTCGCAGCTCTCCGGCCTGGAGAAGAGGTTTGAGATCCAGCGGTACCTCTCCACACCCGAGCGGGTGGAGCTGGCCACGGCCCTCAGCCTCTCCGAGACGCAG gTGAAAACTTGGTTCCAGAACCGCCGCATGAAGCACAAAAAGCAGCTGCGGAAGACGCAGGACGACCCGAAGCAGGCGGGAGGAGAGGAGAGCCGGGAGCAGAGCTCCCCCGAGCCCGAGCTGCCCGAGCCGGCCGGCGCCGAGCCCCGCAAGGCTCCCCCCgctcccttcctgctgcaggaccCCGAGGACGAGGTGGACATCCTGGAGGAGGGGGACATCTGCCCCCACCGCCTCTAG